The following are from one region of the Paracoccus sp. S3-43 genome:
- a CDS encoding prephenate dehydratase yields the protein MTTPTNRIAFQGEPGAYSHEACRKARPDMQALPCRTFEDVIEAVRSQQADLAMLPVENSTYGRVADIHHLLPESGLHIIEEAFVRVHISLLAVPGTPLSEVREAMSHTVLLGQCRGFMRRHGIRAVTGADTAGSAKEVASRGNPSLAALASPLAGEIYGLERLADQIEDRQNNTTRFLIMSRQPDYSRRSDRMLTSFVFRVRNIPAALYKAMGGFATNGVNMTKLESYMVDGVFTATQFYADVEGHPEDPALQRALEELRYFTSSLDMLGVYPADPLREAQLQDA from the coding sequence ATGACGACCCCCACCAACCGCATCGCCTTCCAGGGCGAACCCGGCGCCTACAGCCACGAGGCCTGCCGCAAGGCCCGCCCCGACATGCAGGCGCTGCCCTGCCGCACCTTCGAGGACGTGATCGAGGCGGTGCGCAGCCAGCAGGCCGACCTGGCGATGCTGCCGGTGGAAAATTCCACCTATGGCCGGGTGGCCGACATCCATCACCTGCTGCCCGAATCCGGCCTGCACATCATCGAGGAAGCCTTCGTCCGCGTCCATATCAGCCTGCTGGCGGTTCCCGGCACGCCGCTGTCCGAGGTGCGCGAGGCGATGAGCCACACGGTGCTTCTGGGCCAGTGCCGGGGCTTCATGCGCCGCCACGGCATCCGCGCCGTGACCGGGGCCGACACCGCCGGATCCGCGAAAGAGGTGGCGTCCCGCGGCAATCCGTCGCTGGCGGCGCTGGCCTCGCCCCTGGCGGGCGAGATCTATGGCCTGGAGCGCCTTGCCGACCAGATCGAGGACCGGCAGAACAACACCACGCGCTTCCTGATCATGTCGCGCCAGCCCGATTACAGCCGCCGGTCCGACCGGATGCTGACCAGCTTCGTCTTCCGGGTCCGCAACATTCCCGCCGCGCTCTACAAGGCGATGGGCGGGTTCGCGACGAACGGCGTCAACATGACCAAGCTGGAGAGCTATATGGTCGACGGCGTGTTCACCGCGACGCAGTTCTATGCCGATGTGGAAGGCCATCCCGAGGATCCGGCCCTGCAACGCGCGCTTGAGGAACTGCGCTATTTCACCTCGTCGCTAGACATGCTGGGCGTCTATCCCGCCGACCCCTTGCGCGAGGCGCAGCTCCAGGACGCCTAG
- a CDS encoding cytochrome c family protein, which produces MFNTMTVTKAAGALIGALLFLMLANWAASGLYHVGAAGHGGEGEEHAQAYTIPVEEAAGGEEAAEETIDFAALLASADAAAGEKDFGKCKACHKLDGTDGVGPHLNGVVGRPVASISGFSYSPAMVEHAAEAPEWTPEALQEFLANPKGVVSGTKMSFAGLKDPQDRADIITYLQSQQ; this is translated from the coding sequence ATGTTCAACACCATGACCGTGACCAAGGCCGCAGGCGCGCTGATCGGCGCGCTGCTGTTTCTGATGCTGGCCAACTGGGCGGCAAGCGGCCTGTATCACGTCGGCGCCGCCGGCCACGGCGGCGAGGGCGAGGAGCACGCGCAGGCCTATACCATCCCGGTCGAGGAAGCGGCGGGCGGCGAGGAAGCGGCCGAGGAGACCATCGACTTTGCCGCCCTGCTGGCCTCGGCCGATGCCGCCGCGGGCGAAAAGGATTTCGGCAAGTGCAAGGCCTGCCACAAGCTGGACGGCACCGATGGCGTCGGCCCGCACCTGAACGGCGTCGTGGGCCGCCCGGTCGCCTCGATCAGCGGCTTCAGCTATTCGCCCGCCATGGTGGAACACGCCGCCGAGGCGCCCGAATGGACGCCCGAGGCGTTGCAGGAATTCCTGGCCAACCCCAAGGGCGTCGTGTCGGGCACCAAGATGTCCTTCGCGGGCCTCAAGGATCCGCAGGACCGCGCCGACATCATCACCTATCTGCAATCCCAGCAGTAA
- a CDS encoding extracellular solute-binding protein, with translation MRRLALIAVLALAPAAAALSQDAPAEGEGTVIKTHAIALFGDPALPADFPHYPYVNPDAPKGGEISFGAVGGFDSFNPFTHRGRAIALSIIQLEWLMDSPADELGVDYCLLCETLEYPESKDWVIFNLRPEARFSDGTPLTAHDVLFSFETLRDKGLSSFRVGMKQMIAKAEVLDDHRIKFTFAEGYPRRDVISQMGNQIVFSKKDFEENKRDLEQSSNTPFIGSGPYLFDRADMGRTMVVKRNPDYWGKDLPINKGRFNFDRIRYEMFGDFDSAFEAFKAGEYTFRNETSSMHWSTRYDFPALASGVVVRETLPDGQIASGDGWVFNLRRAKFQDIRVREAIGLMFNFEWTNQTLLYGLETRVNSFWDNSEFGADGPPSPAEAALLEPIAGDLPDGILTDDAVVQPVSGERQLDRRNMRRAVALLDEAGWTVGSDGMRRNAEGQTLTVEILNDDVGNDRIINPFIQNLRAIGIDAVNRRVDNAEMELRTRSKDFDMVEDSLGQAYAIGGYASQVFGSEDKDDVFNPMGLANPAIDRLLEIGQQATTQEDNIVAINALDRALRSLRFWVPKWFKAEYTLAYYDIYRHPEAMPPYALGTLDFWWADTAREAELKAKGAIR, from the coding sequence ATGCGCCGCCTTGCCCTGATCGCCGTCCTTGCTCTTGCCCCGGCTGCCGCCGCCCTGTCGCAAGACGCACCGGCCGAAGGGGAGGGGACGGTTATCAAGACCCACGCCATCGCCCTGTTCGGCGATCCGGCGCTGCCCGCCGATTTCCCGCATTACCCCTATGTGAACCCCGATGCGCCCAAGGGGGGCGAGATTTCCTTCGGCGCGGTCGGCGGCTTTGACAGCTTCAACCCCTTTACCCACCGGGGCCGCGCCATTGCCCTGTCGATCATCCAGTTGGAGTGGCTGATGGACAGCCCGGCCGATGAGCTGGGCGTGGATTACTGCCTGCTGTGCGAAACGCTGGAATATCCCGAAAGCAAGGATTGGGTGATCTTCAACCTGCGCCCCGAGGCGAGGTTCAGCGACGGAACCCCCCTGACCGCCCATGACGTGCTGTTCAGCTTTGAAACCCTGCGCGACAAGGGCCTGTCGTCCTTCCGCGTTGGCATGAAGCAGATGATCGCCAAGGCCGAGGTGCTGGACGATCACCGCATCAAGTTCACCTTCGCCGAAGGCTATCCCCGCCGCGACGTGATTTCCCAGATGGGCAACCAGATCGTCTTCTCGAAAAAGGATTTCGAGGAGAACAAGCGCGATCTGGAACAAAGCAGCAATACGCCCTTCATCGGTTCCGGCCCCTATCTGTTCGACCGCGCCGACATGGGCCGCACCATGGTCGTCAAGCGCAACCCCGATTACTGGGGCAAGGATCTGCCTATCAACAAGGGCCGCTTCAACTTCGACCGTATCCGCTATGAAATGTTCGGCGATTTCGACAGCGCGTTCGAGGCGTTCAAGGCGGGTGAATACACGTTCCGCAACGAAACCTCGTCGATGCACTGGTCGACGCGCTATGATTTCCCGGCGCTCGCCTCGGGGGTGGTGGTGCGCGAGACGCTGCCCGACGGGCAGATCGCCAGCGGCGACGGCTGGGTCTTCAACCTGCGGCGCGCGAAGTTCCAGGACATCCGCGTGCGCGAGGCGATCGGGCTGATGTTCAATTTCGAATGGACCAACCAGACGCTGCTGTATGGTCTGGAAACCCGTGTCAATTCCTTCTGGGACAACAGCGAATTCGGCGCCGACGGCCCCCCGTCGCCCGCCGAGGCCGCGCTTCTGGAGCCCATCGCGGGCGATCTGCCGGACGGCATCCTGACCGACGACGCGGTGGTCCAGCCGGTATCGGGCGAACGCCAGCTCGACCGCCGGAACATGCGCCGCGCCGTGGCCCTGCTGGACGAAGCGGGCTGGACCGTGGGAAGCGACGGGATGCGCCGCAACGCCGAGGGCCAGACCCTGACGGTCGAGATCCTGAACGACGACGTGGGCAACGACCGGATCATCAACCCCTTCATCCAGAACCTGCGCGCCATCGGCATCGACGCCGTCAACCGCCGCGTCGACAATGCCGAGATGGAGCTTCGCACCCGATCCAAGGACTTCGACATGGTCGAGGACAGCCTGGGTCAGGCCTATGCCATCGGCGGCTATGCGAGCCAGGTCTTCGGGTCCGAGGACAAGGACGACGTGTTCAACCCGATGGGCCTGGCGAATCCGGCCATCGACAGGCTGCTGGAAATCGGCCAGCAGGCCACCACGCAGGAAGACAATATCGTCGCCATCAACGCGCTTGACCGGGCGCTGCGCAGCCTGCGCTTCTGGGTGCCGAAATGGTTCAAGGCGGAATACACGCTGGCCTATTACGACATCTATCGCCATCCCGAAGCCATGCCGCCCTATGCGCTCGGCACGCTGGATTTCTGGTGGGCCGATACCGCGCGCGAGGCCGAGCTGAAAGCCAAGGGCGCGATCCGCTGA
- a CDS encoding microcin C ABC transporter permease YejB, with the protein MGAYILRRLLLIIPTLIGIMVVNFTLTQFVPGGPIEQIAAQVQGSGDAFSNISGASGADTGAVEGYEGARGLPPEFIAQLEKEFGFDKPPLQRFLSMMGNYLTFDFGTSWFRSISVIDLVVEKMPVSITLGLWSTLLAYLISIPLGIRKAMRDGTRFDTWTSAVIIMAYAIPAFLFAVLLMVLFAGGSYWQIFPLRGLTSDNFAELSLWGKIKDYAWHATLPVVASTISSFATLTLLTKNSFLDEINKQYVMTARAKGLTEGRVLYGHVFRNAMLIVIAGFPAVFLGVFFGASILIETVFSLDGLGRLGFEAAVQRDYPVIFGTLYVFGLLSLVVGILSDMMYVFVDPRIDFESRAG; encoded by the coding sequence ATGGGCGCCTATATCCTGCGGCGGTTGCTGCTGATCATCCCGACGCTGATCGGGATCATGGTGGTGAACTTCACCCTGACGCAATTCGTCCCCGGTGGTCCCATCGAACAGATCGCCGCGCAGGTCCAGGGGTCGGGCGACGCCTTCAGCAATATCTCGGGCGCATCCGGCGCCGATACCGGCGCGGTCGAGGGATACGAGGGCGCGCGGGGCCTGCCGCCCGAATTCATCGCCCAGCTTGAGAAAGAGTTCGGCTTCGACAAGCCGCCCTTGCAGCGGTTCCTGTCGATGATGGGCAATTACCTGACCTTCGATTTCGGCACCAGTTGGTTCCGCTCGATCAGCGTCATCGACCTGGTGGTGGAAAAGATGCCGGTGTCGATCACGCTGGGGCTGTGGTCGACGCTTCTGGCCTATCTGATCTCGATCCCGCTGGGAATCCGCAAGGCGATGCGGGACGGGACGCGCTTCGACACCTGGACCTCGGCCGTCATCATCATGGCCTATGCGATCCCGGCCTTCCTGTTCGCGGTGCTGCTGATGGTGCTGTTCGCGGGCGGCAGCTATTGGCAGATCTTCCCGCTGCGAGGCCTGACCAGCGACAATTTCGCGGAGCTTTCCCTGTGGGGCAAGATCAAGGACTATGCCTGGCACGCCACGCTGCCGGTCGTCGCCTCGACCATTTCCAGCTTTGCCACGCTGACCCTGCTGACCAAGAACAGCTTCCTGGACGAGATCAACAAGCAATACGTGATGACCGCCCGCGCCAAGGGCCTGACCGAGGGGCGCGTCCTTTACGGCCATGTCTTCCGCAACGCCATGCTGATCGTGATCGCGGGCTTTCCCGCCGTATTCCTGGGCGTGTTCTTCGGCGCCAGCATCCTGATCGAGACGGTGTTCTCGCTGGACGGTCTGGGCCGCCTGGGGTTCGAGGCGGCGGTGCAGCGCGACTATCCGGTGATCTTCGGCACGCTTTACGTCTTCGGCCTTCTCAGCCTGGTGGTGGGGATCCTGTCGGACATGATGTATGTCTTTGTCGATCCGCGCATCGACTTCGAATCGAGGGCCGGCTGA
- a CDS encoding ABC transporter permease — protein MALSELNRRRWRNFRRNGRAFWSLVIFSVLFVLAMCAEIVANDKPIVASYRGELYFPAYRFYPETAFGGDFGTEAIYRDEAVQCLIVTGGSQDCWDTPEDLIAAVDAGTSDIPRDQQGWMIWPPIPFHYSTINNVGSAPSAPDATHWLGTDDTARDVLARVIYGFRISILFTLIVTVVASIVGIAAGAIQGYFGGRTDLVFQRVLEIWASTPSLYVIIILFAILGRSFWLLVFVTILFGWPALVGVVRAEFLRARNFEYVRAARALGVGDRTIMFRHILPNAMVATLTMLPFVVTGTISGLAALDYLGYGLPASAPSLGELALQAKQNLQAPWLAFTAFFTFAIMLSLLVFIFEGVRDAFDPRKTFK, from the coding sequence ATGGCGCTGTCGGAACTCAACCGCCGCCGCTGGCGCAACTTTCGCCGCAACGGCCGGGCCTTCTGGTCGCTGGTGATCTTCTCGGTGCTGTTCGTGCTGGCGATGTGCGCCGAGATCGTCGCCAACGACAAGCCCATCGTCGCCAGCTATCGCGGGGAACTGTATTTCCCCGCCTATCGCTTTTATCCCGAAACCGCCTTCGGCGGCGATTTCGGGACCGAGGCGATCTATCGCGACGAGGCCGTGCAATGCCTGATCGTCACCGGCGGCAGCCAGGACTGCTGGGACACGCCCGAGGATCTGATCGCCGCCGTGGACGCGGGCACCAGCGACATCCCGAGGGACCAGCAGGGCTGGATGATCTGGCCGCCGATCCCGTTCCACTATTCCACCATCAACAACGTGGGCAGCGCCCCAAGCGCCCCGGACGCCACGCATTGGCTGGGCACCGACGACACCGCGCGCGACGTGCTGGCGCGGGTGATCTACGGCTTCCGCATCTCGATCCTGTTCACGCTGATCGTGACGGTGGTGGCGTCCATCGTCGGCATCGCGGCGGGGGCGATCCAGGGCTATTTCGGCGGGCGCACCGATCTGGTGTTTCAGCGGGTGCTGGAGATCTGGGCGTCCACGCCGTCGCTTTACGTCATCATCATCCTGTTCGCGATCCTGGGGCGAAGCTTCTGGCTGCTGGTCTTCGTGACGATCCTGTTCGGCTGGCCCGCGCTTGTGGGCGTGGTGCGGGCCGAATTCCTGCGGGCGCGGAACTTCGAATATGTCCGCGCCGCCCGCGCCCTGGGGGTCGGCGATCGCACCATCATGTTCCGCCATATCCTGCCCAATGCCATGGTCGCCACGCTGACCATGCTGCCCTTCGTCGTCACCGGCACGATCAGCGGGCTGGCGGCGCTGGATTACCTGGGCTACGGCCTGCCCGCATCCGCGCCCTCGCTGGGGGAACTGGCGCTTCAGGCCAAGCAGAACCTGCAAGCGCCCTGGCTGGCCTTCACGGCCTTCTTCACCTTCGCCATCATGCTGTCGCTGCTGGTCTTCATCTTCGAAGGCGTGCGCGATGCCTTCGATCCCCGAAAGACCTTCAAATGA
- a CDS encoding ABC transporter ATP-binding protein, producing the protein MTEAVLSVQDLRISFRQEGRIVPAVKGVSFQIGKGETVALVGESGSGKSVTALSTVRLLGDSAVIEGSVKYAGREMVDAPASVLRDIRGDDISFIFQEPMTSLNPLHTLEKQLGESLALHQGLTGARARARIVDLLTRVGIRDPESRLADYPHQLSGGQRQRVMIAMALANGPELLIADEPTTALDVTIQAQILDLLAELKADEGLSMLFISHDLGIVRRIADRVCVMKDGEIVEQGPVEAIFANPQHDYTRKLLAAEPTGLADPVPEGAETMVETRDLKVWFPIQRGLLRRTVGHVKAVDGATLTVRAGETLGIVGESGSGKTTLALAIMRLIDSDGPILFLGQDISRWQSRQLRRLRRDMQIVFQDPFGSLSPRMTVEQIIAEGLTVHGVEKGRDRRRMVAEIMAEVGLNPDTMHRYPHEFSGGQRQRIAIARAMILRPKVVVLDEPTSALDMTVQVQIVGLLRGLQRKYGLAFLFISHDLRVVRAMSHKIMVMRAGEVVEQGTTAEIFDAPQQDYTRALLAAAFRDHHR; encoded by the coding sequence ATGACCGAAGCCGTCCTGTCGGTCCAAGACCTGCGCATCAGCTTCCGCCAGGAGGGCCGGATCGTGCCCGCCGTCAAGGGCGTCAGCTTCCAGATCGGCAAGGGCGAGACGGTCGCCCTGGTCGGCGAATCCGGATCGGGAAAGTCGGTCACGGCGCTGTCCACCGTGCGCCTGCTGGGCGATTCCGCCGTCATCGAGGGGTCGGTGAAATATGCGGGCCGAGAGATGGTCGACGCCCCGGCCAGTGTGCTGCGCGACATTCGTGGCGACGACATCAGCTTCATCTTCCAGGAACCGATGACCTCCTTGAACCCGCTGCACACGCTGGAAAAGCAGCTGGGCGAAAGCCTGGCGCTGCACCAGGGCCTGACCGGCGCGCGGGCGCGGGCGCGGATCGTGGACCTGCTGACCCGCGTGGGCATCCGCGACCCCGAATCGCGGCTGGCGGATTATCCGCACCAGCTCTCCGGCGGGCAGCGGCAGCGGGTGATGATCGCCATGGCGCTGGCCAACGGCCCGGAACTGCTGATCGCGGATGAACCCACCACCGCGCTGGACGTGACGATCCAGGCGCAGATCCTGGACCTGCTGGCGGAACTCAAGGCAGACGAGGGGCTGTCGATGCTGTTCATCAGCCACGACCTGGGCATCGTGCGCCGCATTGCCGACCGCGTCTGCGTGATGAAGGACGGCGAGATCGTGGAACAAGGCCCGGTCGAGGCGATCTTCGCCAATCCGCAGCACGACTATACCCGCAAGCTGCTGGCGGCCGAGCCGACCGGCCTTGCCGATCCCGTGCCCGAGGGCGCCGAGACGATGGTCGAGACGCGCGACCTGAAGGTCTGGTTTCCGATCCAGCGGGGGCTGCTGCGCAGGACCGTGGGTCATGTGAAGGCGGTGGATGGCGCCACGCTGACCGTGCGGGCCGGGGAAACGTTGGGCATCGTCGGCGAATCGGGCAGCGGCAAGACCACGCTGGCGCTGGCCATCATGCGGCTGATCGACAGCGACGGTCCGATCCTGTTCCTGGGCCAGGACATTTCCCGCTGGCAGTCGCGCCAGTTGCGAAGGCTGCGCCGCGACATGCAGATCGTCTTCCAGGATCCCTTTGGCAGCCTCTCGCCGCGCATGACCGTGGAACAGATCATCGCCGAGGGCCTGACTGTCCACGGCGTCGAGAAAGGCCGCGACCGCCGCCGGATGGTCGCCGAGATCATGGCCGAGGTCGGGCTGAACCCCGACACCATGCACCGCTATCCGCACGAATTTTCCGGCGGCCAGCGCCAGCGCATCGCCATAGCCCGCGCCATGATCCTGCGCCCCAAGGTGGTGGTCCTGGACGAACCGACAAGCGCGCTCGACATGACGGTGCAGGTGCAGATCGTCGGGCTGCTGCGCGGCTTGCAGCGGAAATACGGGCTGGCCTTCCTGTTCATCAGCCACGACCTGCGCGTGGTCCGCGCCATGTCGCACAAGATCATGGTCATGCGCGCGGGCGAGGTGGTCGAGCAGGGCACGACCGCCGAGATCTTCGACGCGCCGCAGCAGGATTACACCCGCGCGCTGCTGGCGGCGGCGTTCCGCGACCATCACCGATGA
- the cysS gene encoding cysteine--tRNA ligase, producing MVDIRLTNTRTRAKQPFTPLDPRNVRLYLCGPTVYDRAHLGNARPVLVFDVLVRLLRHVYGADHVTYVRNFTDVDDKINARAAATGRTIREITEQTVAWYHEDMDALGADRPDHEPRATEYIVQMVAMIETLVARGNAYAAEGHVLFDVRSFPEYGRLSGRSVDDMIAGARVEVAPFKRDPLDFVLWKPSDPDQPGWDSPWGRGRPGWHIECSAMSEALLGPSFDIHGGGIDLQFPHHENEVAQSCCAHPGAGFANVWLHNEMLQVEGKKMSKSLGNFFTVRDLLDRRIAGEVIRYVLLSTHYRKPMDWTQAKADEARDILWQWRLLTKDVDPAAAPHPEVVEAIANDLNTPGAIAVLHRLKDDPATLLASARFIGLLQAGDDGWMHKDYQALDSQSDYRDFDQILAALQDRLAAIRAQARDSKDFSHLDRAKSDLTAAGLEVRMSKAGIELLVRPTTVQKDVACIAERLLT from the coding sequence ATGGTCGACATCCGGCTGACGAATACCCGCACCCGAGCCAAGCAGCCCTTCACGCCGCTGGATCCGCGGAACGTGCGCCTGTATCTGTGCGGACCGACCGTCTATGACCGCGCGCATCTGGGCAATGCCCGGCCGGTGCTGGTCTTCGACGTGCTGGTGCGGCTGCTGCGCCATGTCTATGGCGCGGATCACGTCACCTATGTGCGCAACTTCACCGATGTGGACGACAAGATCAACGCCCGCGCCGCCGCCACCGGCCGCACCATCCGCGAGATCACCGAGCAAACGGTGGCCTGGTATCACGAGGACATGGACGCGCTTGGCGCCGACCGTCCCGATCACGAGCCGCGCGCGACCGAATATATCGTGCAGATGGTCGCGATGATCGAAACCCTGGTCGCGCGCGGCAACGCCTATGCCGCCGAAGGCCATGTCCTGTTCGACGTGCGCTCCTTTCCCGAATACGGCCGCCTGTCGGGCCGGTCGGTCGACGACATGATCGCGGGCGCGCGGGTCGAGGTGGCGCCCTTCAAGCGCGATCCGCTGGATTTCGTGCTGTGGAAGCCGTCCGATCCCGATCAGCCCGGCTGGGACAGCCCCTGGGGCCGGGGCCGTCCGGGCTGGCATATCGAATGCTCGGCCATGTCCGAGGCGCTGCTGGGGCCCAGCTTCGACATCCACGGCGGCGGCATCGACCTGCAATTCCCGCATCACGAGAACGAGGTCGCGCAAAGCTGCTGCGCCCATCCGGGGGCCGGTTTCGCCAATGTCTGGCTGCATAACGAGATGTTGCAGGTCGAGGGCAAGAAGATGTCCAAGAGCCTGGGCAACTTCTTCACCGTCCGCGACCTGCTGGACCGCCGCATCGCCGGCGAGGTGATCCGCTATGTCCTGCTGTCCACCCATTACCGCAAGCCGATGGACTGGACCCAGGCCAAGGCCGACGAGGCGCGCGACATCCTGTGGCAATGGCGGCTGCTGACCAAGGACGTGGATCCCGCCGCCGCGCCGCACCCCGAGGTGGTCGAGGCCATCGCCAACGACCTGAACACCCCCGGCGCCATCGCCGTGCTGCACCGGCTGAAGGACGACCCGGCCACGCTGCTGGCCTCGGCCCGGTTCATCGGGCTGTTGCAGGCGGGCGACGACGGCTGGATGCACAAGGATTATCAGGCGCTCGACAGCCAGTCGGATTACAGGGATTTCGACCAGATCCTGGCCGCCTTGCAGGACCGGCTGGCCGCGATCCGCGCCCAGGCGAGGGACAGCAAGGATTTCTCGCATCTGGACCGGGCCAAGTCCGACCTGACCGCCGCCGGGCTGGAGGTGCGCATGTCCAAGGCGGGGATCGAACTGCTGGTCCGCCCCACCACGGTCCAGAAGGATGTCGCCTGCATCGCCGAGCGGCTGCTGACGTGA
- a CDS encoding squalene/phytoene synthase family protein — protein sequence MTLVACTELVRTQDPDRFGATLVAAPQDRPALITLYALNLEIARAPFQSAEPMLAEMRLQWWIDRLEGMGAGRPPPLHDVLTPLWDAWGADAGRLAPLAEARRRDCERQPFDSADAVAAYVADTAGRLMAGAAGRLGAQGAALDVAADQGLGAGLAAWLRALPRLQPIGLGLAAENTAETAALAGMARDALARAARSRAMLPKRAAAALYPGPRVLPFLASVRRGDINFFKQDTDITPFQRRSSLAWLALTGRWRRRSG from the coding sequence GTGACGCTTGTCGCCTGCACCGAACTGGTGCGGACGCAGGATCCCGACCGCTTCGGCGCGACGCTGGTCGCCGCGCCGCAGGATCGTCCCGCTTTGATAACGCTTTACGCGCTGAACCTCGAAATCGCGCGGGCGCCGTTCCAGTCGGCGGAACCCATGCTGGCCGAGATGCGGCTGCAATGGTGGATCGACCGGCTGGAGGGGATGGGGGCGGGCAGGCCGCCGCCGCTGCACGATGTGCTGACGCCGCTGTGGGACGCCTGGGGAGCCGACGCCGGACGGCTGGCGCCGCTGGCCGAGGCGCGCCGCCGCGACTGCGAAAGACAGCCCTTCGACAGCGCCGATGCCGTCGCGGCCTATGTCGCGGATACGGCGGGACGGCTGATGGCCGGGGCTGCCGGACGGCTGGGCGCGCAGGGCGCGGCGCTGGATGTGGCCGCCGATCAGGGCCTGGGGGCGGGGCTGGCCGCCTGGCTGCGCGCGCTGCCCCGGTTGCAGCCCATCGGCCTGGGACTGGCCGCCGAAAACACCGCAGAGACTGCCGCCTTGGCGGGCATGGCGCGCGACGCCCTGGCCCGCGCAGCCCGGTCGCGGGCCATGCTGCCAAAGCGGGCAGCGGCGGCGCTATATCCCGGCCCGCGCGTCCTGCCGTTCCTGGCGTCGGTTCGTCGAGGCGACATCAATTTCTTCAAGCAAGATACTGACATCACGCCGTTTCAACGCCGATCTTCTTTGGCCTGGCTGGCGCTGACCGGCCGCTGGCGGCGGCGGAGCGGATAA
- a CDS encoding ABC transporter permease — translation MAKGLDAQARQGYALIAPPFLYALLILAAPLLTILTYSFLTDGYLEVVRDVTLANYVQVWTDPIVRTVMMRSLMVSALVTLVTVLLAFPVAYYVSFMVRPEKKATWLFLITIPFWTSYLIRVFLWKVILGYNGVINSTLTGLGIIDEPLTFILYNVNSIVITLAHAYAPFAILPIFVALEKIDRSLLEAGRDLGESRAMTFWRVTLPLAMPGVLAAVLIVFIPTIGDYVTPELIGGGKIPMIANLIQVQMLALDNRPLGSALAVTAMAIVALVSVVFLFVNRRFLKVRS, via the coding sequence ATGGCCAAGGGGTTGGATGCACAGGCCAGGCAGGGCTATGCCCTGATCGCGCCGCCGTTCCTGTATGCGCTGCTGATCCTGGCCGCGCCCCTGCTGACCATCCTGACCTACAGCTTTCTGACCGACGGCTATCTTGAGGTCGTGCGCGACGTCACCCTGGCCAATTACGTCCAGGTCTGGACCGACCCCATCGTCCGAACGGTGATGATGCGGTCGCTGATGGTCTCGGCCCTGGTGACGCTGGTCACGGTGCTGCTGGCCTTTCCGGTGGCCTATTACGTCAGCTTCATGGTGCGGCCCGAAAAGAAGGCGACCTGGCTGTTCCTGATCACGATTCCCTTCTGGACCAGCTATCTGATCCGGGTGTTCCTGTGGAAGGTGATCCTGGGCTATAACGGCGTCATCAACTCGACCCTGACCGGGCTGGGGATCATCGACGAACCGCTGACCTTCATCCTTTATAACGTCAACTCCATCGTCATCACGCTGGCCCATGCCTATGCGCCCTTCGCGATCCTGCCGATCTTCGTGGCCCTGGAAAAGATCGACCGTTCCCTGCTGGAGGCCGGGCGGGATCTGGGCGAAAGCCGGGCGATGACCTTCTGGCGGGTGACGCTGCCGCTGGCCATGCCGGGCGTTCTGGCGGCGGTGCTGATCGTGTTCATCCCCACCATCGGCGATTACGTCACGCCCGAACTGATCGGCGGCGGCAAGATCCCGATGATCGCTAACCTGATCCAGGTGCAGATGCTGGCGCTGGACAACCGGCCGCTGGGATCCGCGCTGGCGGTGACCGCCATGGCCATCGTGGCGCTTGTCAGCGTGGTCTTCCTGTTCGTCAACCGCCGCTTCCTGAAGGTGCGGTCATGA